One segment of Streptomyces bathyalis DNA contains the following:
- a CDS encoding SWIM zinc finger family protein: MTGQGVRWSAEEVLALAPDDASRRAGSKLSSPGPWSEAASGAGAVWGLCKGSGSKPYRTVVDLGGYGGDGGSDGATERGSAGGSALNGPGYSCSCPSRKFPCKHALGLLLLWAGDQAQAQEEPPEWAGEWLSGRRERAARKAAGGEAGRANSGGATGGAGSGAGRQSDPEAARRRAERRLRRITAGATELEERLADMLHGGLAGAEQGGYTQWEETASRMVDAQAPGLAARIRELSAIPVSGRTSSEAEGAHGSWPARLLSECALLHLLNRAVLSLDDLPEPLAATVRTRVGLTVDSADVLAGETGGDPGRDGSGRKVRDRWLVLAQRDTEEGRLTARRIWLHGRESGRPALLLSYSAGDRAPEQTLRVGSVIDAELAYYPGARPLRAALGERYAAPESGPVPEGGTVTDALASYGRALCDDPWLEAWPAVLGSVVPTLDDRGGDGTPVGGGDGRSGGGVRQLADADGQFALPIAPGTSPAALWRLMAVSGGRPVTVFGECGHKGFAPYTAWSEGKAVPL; the protein is encoded by the coding sequence ATGACTGGACAGGGGGTCCGCTGGAGCGCGGAAGAGGTGCTGGCGCTCGCTCCTGACGACGCGTCACGCAGGGCAGGGAGCAAGCTCTCCTCGCCGGGCCCGTGGTCGGAAGCGGCGTCGGGCGCCGGTGCCGTATGGGGCCTGTGCAAGGGGAGCGGCAGCAAGCCGTACAGGACGGTGGTCGATCTCGGCGGGTACGGGGGCGACGGCGGTTCGGACGGGGCGACCGAAAGGGGCAGCGCGGGCGGGAGCGCGCTGAACGGGCCGGGATACAGCTGCAGTTGTCCCAGCCGGAAGTTCCCCTGCAAGCACGCGCTCGGGCTGCTGCTGCTCTGGGCCGGTGACCAGGCACAGGCTCAGGAGGAACCTCCGGAGTGGGCGGGCGAGTGGCTCAGCGGCCGCCGCGAACGGGCTGCCCGCAAGGCCGCGGGAGGGGAAGCGGGGCGGGCGAACTCCGGGGGTGCCACCGGTGGCGCGGGCAGCGGCGCCGGACGCCAGTCCGACCCGGAGGCCGCCCGGCGCCGCGCCGAGCGACGGTTGCGGCGCATCACCGCGGGCGCCACGGAGCTCGAGGAACGCCTCGCCGACATGCTGCACGGCGGTCTGGCAGGTGCGGAACAGGGCGGCTACACCCAGTGGGAGGAGACGGCTTCCCGCATGGTCGACGCCCAGGCTCCCGGACTGGCCGCACGCATACGGGAGTTGAGCGCCATCCCCGTATCCGGCCGCACGTCGTCGGAGGCCGAGGGTGCCCACGGGAGCTGGCCGGCGCGGCTGCTGTCGGAGTGTGCTCTTCTCCATCTGCTGAACCGGGCCGTCCTGTCTCTTGACGATCTCCCGGAGCCCCTCGCCGCGACGGTGCGCACCAGGGTCGGGCTCACCGTCGACTCCGCGGACGTGCTGGCGGGCGAGACCGGCGGCGACCCCGGTCGGGACGGCTCCGGCCGCAAGGTCCGCGACCGGTGGCTGGTGCTCGCTCAGCGGGACACGGAGGAGGGACGGCTGACGGCGAGGCGCATATGGCTCCACGGCCGGGAGTCGGGGCGTCCCGCGCTGCTGCTCTCGTACTCGGCGGGTGACCGCGCGCCCGAACAGACCCTGCGCGTCGGCTCGGTGATCGACGCGGAGCTGGCCTACTACCCGGGGGCCCGCCCGCTGCGCGCAGCACTGGGCGAGAGATACGCGGCTCCGGAGTCCGGCCCCGTTCCGGAAGGGGGCACGGTGACCGATGCGCTGGCCTCGTACGGGCGGGCCCTGTGCGACGACCCCTGGCTGGAGGCCTGGCCGGCGGTGCTGGGCAGCGTCGTCCCGACGCTCGACGACCGCGGCGGGGACGGGACACCCGTCGGCGGAGGCGACGGCCGCAGCGGCGGCGGTGTTCGGCAACTCGCGGACGCGGACGGCCAGTTCGCGCTCCCGATAGCCCCAGGCACTTCGCCCGCGGCCCTGTGGAGGCTCATGGCTGTATCGGGCGGCCGCCCCGTCACCGTCTTCGGCGAATGCGGCCACAAGGGCTTCGCCCCGTACACGGCCTGGAGCGAGGGAAAGGCGGTGCCGCTGTGA
- a CDS encoding DUF5691 domain-containing protein, which produces MNAVPLTKDGPDTTDGARGTPDEAWGELVTAALLGSERRTPPGGSPAALLDAAAVATVRHRAGLLPAPARARPEPAPEDRRPALPAPAADRLTMLLAGRPGASGPGGGRRGASPDLTELLPQWLSAANEHGYRAPDAQLPALLDTARARTDLRAETLAFAGPRALWLARLNPDWKFALRNSVPQHRASPGATAQAASARSRPDTEAARQLWDEGLFAERVALLDSLRRSDPAAGLALLAGTWATERAEDRLMFLDSLREGLGPSDESFLEQALSDRSRTVRATAAELLSTLPGSALAARMAVRARAYVTQDPLATEPQIAVEAPHECDADMQRDGVAPKPPSGRGERAWWLGQLVEAAPLSAWSEQFGGRGAREIVDLPVADEWKQDLHAAWCRAAARQRDVEWSRALIGSPTAPPAEGPGDAAKLLAVLPETERAVWAAGFIESHGLSEAFRMLGVCAVPWAEPLGRAVVDALEIARDAGSYPWSFSGVLGLAERCLSPADARRLEPLAAVPDEPEGGSPGAGAYWAEAFQRLVATLHLRAAMHAELRGAAEGQGGRGEHGEEGRGEGELGQRSGVETGGQR; this is translated from the coding sequence ATGAACGCGGTACCGCTGACCAAGGACGGCCCGGACACCACGGACGGCGCCCGGGGCACTCCGGACGAGGCGTGGGGCGAGCTCGTCACGGCTGCGCTGCTCGGCAGCGAGCGGCGCACACCACCGGGCGGCAGCCCGGCGGCTCTGCTCGACGCGGCCGCGGTGGCGACCGTCCGGCACCGTGCGGGGCTGCTTCCCGCGCCCGCGCGTGCCCGGCCCGAACCGGCGCCCGAGGACCGGCGGCCCGCACTGCCGGCCCCGGCCGCCGACCGGCTGACGATGCTGCTCGCCGGACGTCCGGGGGCGAGCGGCCCCGGAGGCGGACGGCGGGGCGCGTCCCCCGACCTGACTGAGCTGCTTCCGCAGTGGTTGTCGGCAGCCAACGAGCACGGGTACCGCGCGCCGGACGCTCAGCTGCCCGCCTTGCTGGACACGGCCCGCGCCCGTACCGATCTCCGCGCGGAGACGCTGGCGTTCGCGGGTCCGCGCGCGTTGTGGCTGGCGCGCCTCAATCCGGACTGGAAGTTCGCGCTGCGCAACAGCGTGCCGCAGCACCGGGCCTCCCCCGGCGCGACGGCCCAGGCCGCGTCGGCGCGGAGCCGGCCGGACACCGAAGCGGCCCGACAGCTGTGGGACGAGGGGCTGTTCGCGGAGCGCGTCGCCCTGCTGGACTCGCTTCGCCGCAGCGATCCGGCAGCGGGGCTCGCCCTGCTCGCCGGTACCTGGGCAACGGAGCGAGCCGAGGACCGGCTGATGTTCCTCGACTCGCTCCGCGAGGGTCTCGGCCCCTCCGACGAGTCCTTTCTCGAGCAGGCGCTCAGCGACCGTTCCCGTACGGTGCGAGCCACCGCGGCCGAACTTCTCAGCACGCTGCCAGGTTCCGCGCTCGCCGCCCGCATGGCGGTACGGGCCCGCGCGTACGTCACGCAGGACCCTCTCGCGACGGAACCGCAGATAGCGGTCGAGGCTCCGCACGAGTGCGACGCGGACATGCAGCGCGACGGCGTGGCGCCCAAGCCCCCCTCGGGCCGCGGTGAACGTGCCTGGTGGCTCGGTCAGTTGGTGGAGGCGGCGCCGCTTTCGGCGTGGAGCGAGCAGTTCGGCGGGCGCGGCGCGCGGGAGATCGTGGACCTGCCGGTGGCGGACGAGTGGAAGCAGGATCTGCACGCGGCCTGGTGCCGTGCCGCTGCGCGGCAGCGCGACGTCGAGTGGTCACGGGCACTGATCGGGTCGCCGACAGCACCGCCGGCCGAGGGCCCGGGCGACGCGGCGAAACTCCTTGCGGTGCTTCCCGAGACGGAGCGCGCCGTGTGGGCGGCGGGATTCATCGAGTCGCACGGACTGTCGGAGGCGTTCCGCATGCTCGGCGTGTGTGCGGTGCCGTGGGCGGAGCCGCTGGGGCGGGCCGTGGTGGACGCCCTGGAGATCGCACGGGACGCGGGCAGCTATCCCTGGAGCTTCAGCGGCGTGCTGGGGCTGGCCGAACGCTGCCTCTCGCCGGCGGACGCGAGAAGGCTGGAACCGCTGGCCGCGGTGCCGGACGAGCCGGAGGGCGGTTCACCGGGAGCGGGCGCCTACTGGGCGGAGGCCTTCCAGCGGCTCGTGGCCACGCTTCATCTGCGCGCGGCGATGCACGCCGAGCTGCGAGGGGCAGCGGAAGGGCAGGGCGGACGCGGGGAACACGGCGAAGAGGGGCGAGGCGAAGGCGAGCTCGGGCAGCGGAGCGGCGTGGAAACCGGCGGGCAGCGGTGA
- a CDS encoding cobalamin B12-binding domain-containing protein yields MSVSGPIRVVVAKPGLDGHDRGAKVIARALRDAGMEVIYTGLHQTPEQIVDTAIQEDAEAIGMSILSGAHNTLFAKVLELLRERDAEDIKVFGGGIIPEDDIAPLKESGVAEIFTPGATTNEVVEWIRANVGRLAA; encoded by the coding sequence ATGAGTGTGTCGGGTCCGATCCGCGTGGTGGTCGCCAAGCCAGGGCTCGACGGTCATGACCGCGGGGCGAAGGTCATCGCACGCGCGCTGCGTGACGCGGGCATGGAGGTCATCTACACCGGGCTGCACCAGACGCCGGAGCAGATCGTGGACACCGCGATCCAGGAGGACGCCGAGGCGATCGGGATGTCCATCCTCTCCGGCGCCCACAACACGCTCTTCGCGAAGGTGCTGGAGCTGCTGCGAGAGCGGGACGCGGAGGACATCAAGGTCTTCGGCGGCGGCATCATCCCCGAGGACGACATCGCCCCGCTGAAGGAGAGCGGTGTCGCGGAGATCTTCACTCCGGGCGCGACGACCAATGAGGTCGTCGAGTGGATCCGCGCCAACGTCGGGCGGCTCGCTGCCTGA
- a CDS encoding M23 family metallopeptidase: MNDSHPSGSSFPADTSHGFSYAASGTGQYEQAAFGTYAQQGHGQPASYDAYPSGGFDNHGAFYDEDPLYGSMSGSGTGNDGGAWMSGTYDAYSGHDAYPGHGMYDAGSYDTGTYDANGAWADAGFPHTADVPVQPGPGQMDFDSGWSGGQWDASQWNGQWETGSEWGSADANGGWDAHAYDQTAAQSPEGATGEAFEAYDSFDAYESYDAYEPGAAESYAVQEQQQPSYDDAAFAHDGEPDATTAFPAFDGGYENYDGYDAYGTDSPAQFAESGGQHDDVHGHASEGHGDLGTPDVRPERDLRVANLPGRRRSPRPRRSALLTVAVPSVAVMGVAAAAAASVAGNAPQDDTTTQASAPVQPVNKKLDTQLAGLSADADDFADRASRTQERLDLQARQEAERKRKAREAARKEALRPKFALPVKEHGLSATYGQAGLNWMSVHSGIDFPVSEGTPVMAATDGTVTTKYDVSFGNMAVVTAPDGTETWYCHLSSTKIRGGQVKAGDTIGYSGTSGNSTGPHLHFEVHPGGGDAIDPLPWLRGKGLDPQ, encoded by the coding sequence GTGAACGACAGTCACCCGTCGGGAAGCTCATTCCCGGCCGATACCTCTCACGGCTTCTCGTACGCGGCCTCCGGCACAGGCCAGTACGAGCAGGCGGCCTTCGGCACCTACGCACAGCAGGGCCACGGCCAGCCGGCTTCGTACGATGCCTACCCTTCGGGCGGTTTCGACAACCACGGCGCCTTCTACGACGAGGATCCGCTCTACGGTTCGATGTCCGGCTCCGGCACGGGCAACGACGGCGGCGCATGGATGTCGGGCACCTACGACGCCTACTCGGGCCACGACGCCTATCCGGGCCACGGCATGTACGACGCCGGGAGCTACGACACCGGCACGTACGACGCCAACGGGGCCTGGGCGGACGCCGGATTCCCGCACACCGCCGACGTCCCCGTCCAACCCGGCCCGGGCCAGATGGACTTCGACTCCGGCTGGAGCGGCGGCCAGTGGGACGCCTCGCAGTGGAACGGCCAGTGGGAGACGGGCAGCGAGTGGGGTTCCGCCGACGCCAACGGCGGCTGGGACGCCCACGCTTACGACCAGACGGCCGCCCAGAGCCCCGAGGGCGCGACGGGAGAGGCCTTCGAGGCGTACGACTCCTTCGACGCCTACGAGTCCTACGACGCGTACGAGCCCGGAGCGGCCGAGAGCTACGCCGTCCAGGAGCAGCAGCAACCGTCGTACGACGACGCGGCGTTCGCCCATGACGGGGAACCCGACGCCACCACCGCCTTCCCCGCCTTCGACGGCGGCTACGAGAACTACGACGGCTACGACGCCTACGGCACGGACTCCCCGGCGCAGTTCGCTGAGTCCGGCGGGCAGCACGACGACGTACACGGCCACGCATCGGAGGGTCACGGAGACCTCGGGACTCCCGACGTCCGCCCTGAGCGGGACTTGAGGGTCGCGAACCTGCCTGGCAGGCGCCGCTCTCCCAGGCCCAGGCGCTCCGCACTCCTCACTGTCGCCGTCCCGTCCGTCGCTGTGATGGGCGTGGCCGCTGCCGCGGCGGCGTCCGTCGCGGGCAACGCCCCGCAGGACGACACGACGACGCAGGCATCCGCCCCCGTCCAGCCGGTCAACAAGAAGCTCGACACCCAGCTCGCCGGACTCTCTGCCGACGCCGACGACTTCGCGGACCGGGCCAGCCGCACGCAGGAGCGTCTGGACCTCCAGGCCCGCCAGGAGGCGGAGCGCAAGCGCAAGGCCAGGGAGGCCGCCCGCAAGGAGGCGCTGCGTCCCAAGTTCGCGCTTCCCGTCAAGGAGCACGGCCTGAGCGCCACTTACGGGCAGGCCGGTCTCAACTGGATGTCCGTGCACTCGGGAATCGACTTCCCTGTCAGCGAGGGCACCCCGGTCATGGCGGCGACCGACGGCACCGTCACCACCAAGTACGACGTGTCCTTCGGCAACATGGCCGTCGTGACGGCGCCCGACGGCACCGAGACCTGGTACTGCCACCTCAGCAGCACCAAGATCCGTGGCGGTCAGGTCAAGGCCGGCGACACCATCGGCTACTCGGGCACCTCGGGCAACTCCACCGGACCGCACCTGCACTTCGAGGTCCACCCCGGCGGCGGCGACGCCATAGACCCGCTCCCGTGGCTGCGCGGCAAGGGCCTGGACCCCCAGTAG
- the pcrA gene encoding DNA helicase PcrA, translating into MSSLFDDSFLADLAPVRAQDSASPGQDGPSSSDGPSGGPGNGSGEGPGGRYGGGTGGSSSYHRGGSPRTVVDPEALLAELNESQRAAVVHSGTPLLIVAGAGSGKTRVLTHRIAHLLSARHVHPGQILAITFTNKAAGEMKERVEELIGPRAQSMWVSTFHSACVRILRRESKKLGFTSSFSIYDAADSKRLMALVCRDLDLDPKRYPPKAFSAKISNLKNELIDDEEFSGQASDNYEKTLAEAYTMYQARLREANALDFDDIIMTTVHLLQAFPDVAEHYRRRFRHVLVDEYQDTNHAQYMLVRELVGTGEPAEQQPRAGDEEGGEEQEERPAPPMAELCVVGDADQSIYAFRGATIRNILQFEEDYPDATTILLEQNYRSTQTILSAANAVIERNENRRPKNLWTESGAGARITGYVSDTEHDEAQFVADEIDRLTDAGEARAGDVAVFYRTNAQSRVFEEVFIRVGLPYKVVGGVRFYERREVRDVLAYLRVLANPEDTVPLRRILNVPKRGIGDRAEAMIEALALREKITFPQALARVDEAYGMAARSANAVRRFNVLMEELRTVVESGAGPATVLEAVLEQTGYLAELQSSTDPQDETRIENLQELAAVALEFEQERGEDEPGTLADFLEQVALVADSDQIPDEEAGEESGVITLMTLHTAKGLEFPVVFLTGMEDGVFPHMRALGQTKELEEERRLAYVGITRARKRLYLTRSVLRSVWGQPSYNPPSRFLEEIPDHYVDWKRTGAAAGGGASGGGGIGSGLGAGASLAARAGALGGGERRGGPSGFATRRTSDRPVVSLAVGDRVTHDTFGLGRVVAVKGSGDNAEATIDFGGEKPKRLLLRYAPVQKL; encoded by the coding sequence ATGAGCAGCCTCTTCGACGACAGCTTTCTGGCGGACCTCGCACCCGTGCGCGCGCAGGACAGTGCCTCTCCCGGGCAGGACGGCCCGAGCAGTTCCGACGGGCCTTCGGGCGGCCCCGGAAACGGCTCCGGCGAAGGGCCCGGCGGCCGTTACGGAGGCGGCACGGGAGGCTCGTCCTCGTACCACAGGGGCGGCTCACCCCGTACGGTCGTCGACCCGGAAGCGCTGCTGGCGGAGCTGAACGAGTCGCAGCGCGCGGCCGTCGTGCACTCCGGTACGCCGCTGCTGATCGTCGCGGGCGCCGGCTCCGGCAAGACCCGTGTGCTCACGCACCGCATCGCGCACCTCCTCTCGGCACGCCATGTCCATCCCGGGCAGATTCTCGCCATCACCTTCACCAACAAGGCGGCAGGCGAGATGAAGGAGCGCGTCGAGGAACTCATCGGCCCCCGCGCCCAGTCGATGTGGGTGTCCACCTTCCACAGCGCGTGCGTACGCATCCTGCGCCGTGAGAGCAAGAAGCTCGGCTTCACCTCGTCCTTCTCGATCTACGACGCGGCCGACTCCAAGCGGCTGATGGCGCTGGTGTGCCGGGACCTCGACCTGGACCCGAAGCGGTATCCGCCGAAGGCGTTCAGCGCGAAGATCTCCAACCTCAAGAACGAGCTGATCGACGACGAGGAGTTCTCCGGGCAGGCGTCCGACAACTATGAGAAAACTCTCGCCGAGGCGTACACGATGTACCAGGCGCGGCTGCGCGAGGCCAACGCGCTGGACTTCGACGACATCATCATGACGACCGTCCATCTGCTCCAGGCGTTCCCGGACGTCGCCGAGCACTACCGGCGCCGCTTCCGCCACGTCCTCGTCGACGAGTACCAGGACACCAACCACGCCCAGTACATGCTGGTGCGCGAGCTCGTCGGCACCGGCGAACCGGCCGAACAGCAGCCCCGCGCCGGGGACGAGGAAGGCGGCGAGGAGCAGGAGGAGCGGCCGGCGCCTCCGATGGCCGAGCTGTGCGTGGTCGGCGACGCCGACCAGTCCATCTACGCCTTCCGCGGTGCCACGATCCGCAACATCCTCCAATTCGAGGAGGACTATCCGGACGCCACGACGATCCTCCTCGAGCAGAACTACCGCTCCACGCAGACGATCCTCAGCGCCGCAAACGCCGTGATCGAGCGGAACGAGAACCGCCGCCCCAAGAACCTGTGGACGGAGTCCGGCGCGGGTGCCCGCATCACCGGCTACGTGTCGGACACGGAGCACGACGAGGCGCAGTTCGTCGCCGACGAGATCGACAGGCTCACCGACGCGGGCGAGGCCAGGGCCGGCGACGTGGCGGTCTTCTACCGCACGAACGCACAGTCGCGTGTCTTCGAAGAGGTCTTCATCCGCGTCGGGCTGCCGTACAAGGTCGTCGGCGGTGTCCGCTTCTACGAGCGCCGTGAGGTCCGGGACGTGCTGGCCTATCTGCGGGTGCTGGCCAACCCGGAGGACACGGTGCCGCTGCGCCGCATCCTGAACGTGCCCAAGCGCGGCATCGGCGACCGCGCCGAGGCAATGATCGAAGCGCTCGCGCTCCGCGAGAAGATCACCTTCCCGCAGGCGCTCGCCCGCGTCGACGAGGCCTACGGGATGGCCGCCCGTTCGGCCAACGCCGTGCGCCGCTTCAACGTACTGATGGAGGAGCTGCGCACGGTCGTCGAGTCCGGAGCGGGGCCCGCCACCGTGCTCGAGGCGGTTCTGGAGCAGACCGGCTATCTCGCCGAGTTGCAGTCCTCCACCGATCCGCAGGACGAGACGCGCATCGAGAACCTCCAGGAACTGGCCGCCGTGGCCCTGGAATTCGAGCAGGAGCGGGGCGAGGACGAGCCGGGCACGCTCGCCGACTTCCTGGAACAGGTGGCCCTCGTCGCGGACTCCGACCAGATCCCGGACGAGGAGGCAGGGGAGGAGAGCGGCGTCATCACCCTCATGACGCTGCACACGGCCAAGGGGCTGGAGTTCCCCGTGGTCTTCCTCACGGGCATGGAGGACGGCGTCTTCCCGCACATGCGGGCCCTGGGGCAGACGAAGGAACTGGAGGAGGAGCGGCGGCTGGCGTACGTGGGCATCACGCGTGCGCGCAAGCGGCTCTATCTGACGCGGTCGGTGCTGCGGAGCGTGTGGGGGCAGCCCTCGTACAACCCGCCGTCGCGCTTCCTGGAGGAGATCCCGGACCACTACGTGGACTGGAAGCGCACGGGAGCCGCGGCCGGAGGCGGCGCGAGCGGTGGCGGCGGCATCGGCTCGGGGCTGGGCGCCGGGGCGTCCCTGGCCGCCCGCGCGGGCGCCTTGGGTGGCGGGGAGCGGCGTGGCGGGCCCAGCGGCTTCGCGACGCGGCGCACGTCGGACCGTCCCGTCGTCTCGCTGGCGGTCGGCGACAGGGTCACGCACGACACCTTCGGGCTCGGCAGGGTCGTCGCGGTGAAGGGCAGCGGCGACAACGCGGAAGCGACGATCGACTTCGGCGGCGAGAAGCCCAAGCGGCTGCTGCTGCGTTACGCGCCGGTGCAGAAGCTGTAG
- a CDS encoding C40 family peptidase has translation MASHRKPRTRILKTASTKRGVLGITTAALASVSLLSQSAQAAPDDGKPSISEVKKKVDKLYQQAETSTQKYNEAKEKTDAQRKKADRSLDEAAERTAKLNDARRTLGNYATAQYRSGGMSQTATLLLTEDPQQFFQQTHVLDRMSGRQKEAVADFEKQQKAAQSKREHATEELAALNASQKALKENKQEVQDKLSEARKLLSKLTAEEKARLAAIEKKKQEAARKAAERAEEARQDAGSGGGSQSSQTEKVLAYAKAQLGKPYVWGATGPASFDCSGLTQGAWKAAGISLPRTTWDQVKVGTKVAKSEMKAGDLVFFYDDISHVGIYVGGGQMIHAPKPGADVTYEDVSYMPFHSAVRPG, from the coding sequence TTGGCGTCACATCGCAAGCCGCGCACCCGAATACTGAAGACCGCCTCGACGAAGCGCGGAGTCCTCGGCATCACCACGGCGGCACTCGCCTCCGTCTCCCTGCTCTCCCAGAGCGCGCAGGCCGCACCGGACGACGGCAAGCCGTCGATCTCCGAGGTCAAGAAGAAGGTCGACAAGCTCTACCAGCAGGCCGAGACCTCGACGCAGAAGTACAACGAGGCCAAGGAGAAGACGGACGCCCAGCGCAAGAAGGCCGACAGATCCCTCGACGAGGCGGCCGAGCGCACCGCGAAGCTCAACGACGCGCGCCGCACCCTCGGCAACTACGCGACGGCGCAGTACCGTTCCGGCGGCATGTCCCAGACCGCGACCCTCCTGCTCACCGAGGACCCGCAGCAGTTCTTCCAGCAGACGCACGTGCTGGACCGGATGAGCGGCCGTCAGAAGGAAGCCGTCGCCGACTTCGAGAAGCAGCAGAAGGCGGCGCAGAGCAAGCGGGAGCACGCCACCGAGGAACTTGCCGCCCTCAACGCTTCTCAGAAGGCGCTCAAGGAGAACAAGCAGGAAGTGCAGGACAAGCTCTCCGAGGCACGGAAGCTGCTGTCGAAACTGACGGCCGAGGAGAAGGCACGCCTGGCCGCGATCGAGAAGAAGAAGCAGGAAGCGGCCCGCAAGGCGGCGGAGCGCGCCGAGGAGGCGCGCCAGGATGCGGGAAGCGGCGGCGGCTCGCAGTCGTCGCAGACCGAGAAGGTCCTCGCCTACGCCAAGGCGCAGCTGGGCAAGCCGTACGTGTGGGGCGCGACGGGCCCCGCCTCCTTCGACTGCTCCGGTCTCACACAGGGAGCGTGGAAGGCCGCCGGCATCTCGCTGCCCCGCACGACGTGGGACCAGGTCAAGGTCGGCACGAAGGTCGCCAAGTCCGAGATGAAGGCGGGCGACCTGGTCTTCTTCTACGACGACATCAGCCACGTCGGCATCTACGTCGGCGGCGGTCAGATGATCCACGCACCGAAGCCCGGCGCGGACGTGACCTACGAGGACGTCAGCTACATGCCGTTCCACTCGGCGGTACGCCCCGGCTGA
- a CDS encoding cytochrome P450 family protein: protein MTADAIVELARLSPDFNRDPYPVYAALRAKAPVHHVRTPDGAEFWLVVGHEASRRAFTDPRLSRDWINHGSIEQIHNTDSSQPALAHMLMKDPPDHTRLRRLVAGEFTPRRMALLAPRIQEITDELLDAMVAGEERRADLIACLAFPLPMTVICELLGVPELDRAAFRVWSNEMVARTSNEAERRAYEEMPPYLAGLIEAKRADPGDDVLSRMIHAVDDGGDRLSSDELIGMSVLLLIAGHETTVNLIGNGMRALFAHPDQLAALRADFGLLDGAVEEMLRYDGPVETCTERLSLEDVEMGGVTIPAGSTVLIAMADADRDPERFKDPDRFDIRRDARGHIAFGHGLHYCLGAPLARLEGRIAIRSLLERCPEIAADADESTLPWLPGMLMRGVRRLPVRW from the coding sequence ATGACGGCCGACGCCATCGTCGAACTGGCGCGACTCAGCCCGGACTTCAACCGCGACCCTTACCCCGTCTACGCTGCGCTCCGCGCGAAGGCCCCGGTGCACCACGTACGCACCCCGGACGGTGCCGAGTTCTGGCTCGTCGTCGGGCACGAAGCCTCGCGCAGGGCCTTCACCGACCCGCGGCTGAGCCGGGACTGGATCAACCACGGCAGCATCGAGCAGATCCACAACACCGACAGCTCCCAGCCCGCCCTCGCGCACATGCTGATGAAGGACCCGCCCGACCACACACGCCTGCGCAGGCTGGTGGCGGGGGAGTTCACACCGCGCCGCATGGCCCTGCTGGCGCCGCGCATCCAGGAGATCACCGACGAACTGCTCGACGCGATGGTGGCGGGTGAGGAGCGGCGCGCGGATCTGATCGCGTGCCTCGCGTTCCCGCTGCCGATGACCGTCATCTGCGAACTGCTCGGGGTGCCCGAACTCGACCGCGCCGCCTTCCGCGTCTGGTCCAACGAGATGGTCGCGCGCACCAGCAACGAGGCGGAGCGGCGTGCCTACGAGGAGATGCCCCCATATCTGGCGGGGCTGATCGAGGCCAAGCGTGCCGACCCGGGCGACGACGTGCTCAGCAGGATGATCCACGCCGTGGACGACGGCGGTGACCGGCTGTCGTCCGACGAACTCATCGGGATGTCCGTGCTGTTGCTCATCGCCGGCCACGAGACCACGGTCAATCTCATCGGCAACGGCATGCGCGCCCTCTTTGCGCACCCGGACCAACTCGCCGCGCTGCGTGCCGACTTCGGCCTGCTGGACGGCGCCGTCGAGGAGATGCTCCGCTACGACGGCCCGGTGGAGACGTGCACGGAGCGGCTCTCGCTGGAGGACGTGGAGATGGGCGGGGTGACCATTCCCGCAGGCTCGACCGTCCTGATCGCCATGGCCGACGCGGACCGCGACCCGGAACGCTTCAAGGACCCGGACCGCTTCGACATCCGCCGCGACGCCCGCGGCCACATCGCCTTCGGCCACGGCCTGCACTACTGCCTGGGGGCTCCGCTGGCCCGCCTCGAGGGCCGGATCGCCATCCGCTCGCTGCTGGAGCGCTGCCCGGAGATCGCGGCGGACGCGGACGAGTCGACCCTGCCGTGGCTGCCGGGGATGCTGATGAGGGGAGTGCGGCGGCTGCCCGTCCGCTGGTGA
- a CDS encoding DoxX family membrane protein yields the protein MSLADQTRTDAPVSGSPGSVRARASKYALVPLRLFLGATFIYAGLDKLVINKEFLNGKGGDSLAQVLESSHDAAAIPAMIDLAQNDPKAFGIAIAAGEIAAGLGALVGLWTRLAAFGGMLISLSLWLTVSWQSDPYYYGNDLPYMMAWVPLIFAGASVWSLDMAFSRRRRRKGRHIFG from the coding sequence ATGTCTCTGGCGGATCAAACCAGGACTGATGCGCCTGTCAGCGGCTCCCCGGGCAGTGTGCGGGCAAGAGCGTCCAAGTACGCACTGGTCCCGCTCCGTCTCTTCCTCGGAGCCACCTTCATCTACGCGGGACTGGACAAGCTCGTCATCAACAAGGAGTTCCTCAACGGCAAGGGCGGCGACTCGCTGGCCCAGGTTCTGGAGTCCTCGCACGACGCCGCTGCGATCCCCGCAATGATCGACCTCGCGCAGAACGACCCCAAGGCATTCGGCATCGCCATCGCCGCTGGCGAAATCGCCGCCGGGCTGGGCGCGTTGGTGGGACTGTGGACCCGCCTGGCCGCCTTCGGCGGCATGCTCATATCGCTCAGCTTGTGGCTGACGGTCAGCTGGCAGAGCGACCCGTACTACTACGGCAACGACCTCCCGTACATGATGGCCTGGGTGCCGCTGATCTTCGCCGGAGCTTCGGTGTGGTCGCTCGACATGGCCTTCTCGCGGCGACGACGCCGAAAAGGCAGGCACATCTTCGGCTAG